The Gordonia mangrovi genome includes the window GCCGCCCAGAACACCACCATCAGGCTGGTCATCAGGATCCATTCACCCCAGCCCCAGCTGTTGCCCCACATGTGGTCGTCGTACCTCATCGCCGCCACCCTTTCCGCATCTTGGCACAAGCTGATGACCTCAGCCTGCGCTCGGCGTGTGGTGGTGTCGAGGGTCGTTGGTCACTTCGGGCGAGGTAGCGCACGGGCACCGATTGGCTCGTCACAGCCACCTCGAATGTCGAAATCCACCTTGGTTTGGATCCAAGGTGGATTCCGACACTAAGGGTATCTGCGGGCAGCGCTACCTACGCGGCAGGTCGCTGACCGCCGTCCGACGCCGTCACCGACTCCACTGACCGCCCGCGTCCCGTCAGTCGCATCGTCCACCGCGGACGCCGCTGTCCCGCAACGGCCGTCACGGTGCGATCGCGAGGAGGGCGACCCTTGAGCCGGTCGAGCAACCACCCCACTGCCATCGGCCCCGACAGCGGCAGCAGCGAGTAGTGCTCGCTGAGCTGGTCGCGCACGTAGGTGACCGGTACGCCGTGCTCGCGGTAGCGGGCGACCTGACCGTCCACGTCGTCGACGGCGATCACCTCGTCGTGCACCGCCTGCACCACCAGGAGCGGGATCTCCGGCGCGTGCGTGCCGAGCTGCAGGTCGTCCATCATCTCGACGATGTCGGGTTGGGCCAGCAGGTCGGCGAGCGGGATGTCGAGGTAATCGTCGATGTCGTGGTTGCGGAACTGCCGCACCGCATCCAGGACCGGGAGTCGGGCGATCTCCTCGAGGTGCCGGCGCCCCTTCTCGGTGGCGTGCTCGAGAATCGCGCGTTCGAGTTGCGGGTAGACACGGCGCAGCCCGGCGATCGCCATCACCGGCAGCCCGGCGTGTAGCCCACCGTTGAGCCGCATCAGCGCTGAGGCCATGTCGCCGACCGGGGAACCGAGCACGGCGCCGATCAGGTTCAGCTCCGGCGCATACGTCGGCGCCACCTCGGCCGCCCACGATGTCGCCATCCCGCCACCGGAGTAGCCCCAGAGTCCGACGGGGGTGTCGGCGGGCATCTCATGATGCGGGAACGACAACGCGGCACGGATGCCGTCGAGGGTGCGGTAGCCGGGTTCGCGGGGCGCTCCCCACGCGCCGAGCATGCCCTCGTGGTCGGGGATCGACACCGCCCATCCCTTGGCCAGCGCTCGGCGAACCACCAGGAATTCGAACGGCGCGATGGTGCGTATCGCGTCGGCGCCCTTGCGCAGCG containing:
- a CDS encoding lipase family protein, whose product is MTAHAVEAVTGTTADELLMPARDSFYDAPRGLQKMAPGEIIRSRRVELKDYWASHHRSQAWQLLYRSTDLHGDAGVAATTVVLPRKPAPPGRFMLLSFQCAIDAVSTQCFPSYALRKGADAIRTIAPFEFLVVRRALAKGWAVSIPDHEGMLGAWGAPREPGYRTLDGIRAALSFPHHEMPADTPVGLWGYSGGGMATSWAAEVAPTYAPELNLIGAVLGSPVGDMASALMRLNGGLHAGLPVMAIAGLRRVYPQLERAILEHATEKGRRHLEEIARLPVLDAVRQFRNHDIDDYLDIPLADLLAQPDIVEMMDDLQLGTHAPEIPLLVVQAVHDEVIAVDDVDGQVARYREHGVPVTYVRDQLSEHYSLLPLSGPMAVGWLLDRLKGRPPRDRTVTAVAGQRRPRWTMRLTGRGRSVESVTASDGGQRPAA